TACGACAAATGCAGTCCAGGCAGCACCGTTAAAAGTAACAAAAGAAGTTGTATATGAAACGAAAAAAATGCAGGCAATCATCGTAAATTCAGGAAATGCCAATGCCTGCACAGGTAAACAAGGAGTATTGGACGCATATGAAATGCAACTTCTTGCTGCACAAAAGCTTGGCATTGCATCTGATTTGGTAGGGGTAGCCTCTACGGGTGTCATCGGGGAAATTATGAAGATGGAGCCAGTTAAAAAAGGTGTGGAGCTATTAACTCCGGATTCAAAGCTAGAAAGCGGTATTGATTTTTCTCAAGCAATTTTAACGACAGATACAGTAATGAAAAATACAACTTATGCAACAATCATTGATGGCAAGGAAGTAATTGTTTCAGGAACAGCTAAAGGCTCTGGAATGATTGAACCGAATATGGCGACAATGCTCGGGTTTATTACAACTGATGCCAATATTGCATCAGAAGAGCTGCAAAAAGCGTTATCGAGTGTAACGGATTGCACATTCAACTCGATCACAGTTGATGGAGATACATCAACGAACGATACAGTTATTGTAATGGCAAACGGCTTAGCAGGAAATGAACCGCTATCACCTGCACATCCGGACTGGGATAACTTCTACACAGCATTACGTCTCGTATCAGAAGATTTAGCAAAGTCAATTGCACGTGACGGGGAAGGTGCGACAAAGCTGATTGAAGTAGAAGTGGATGGAGCAGTTTCAGATGAAGAAGCACGTAAAATCGCGAAGACAGTTGTAGGTTCACCACTAGTGAAAACAGCAGTATTTGGCTGTGATGCAAACTGGGGACGTATTATTGCAGCAGTTGGCTATTCCGGAGCTGTAATCGATCCTGATAAAATCACAATCAAAATTGGTGGAGCAACAATGGTGGAAAATGGCGAACCGATTAAGTTTTCCGAAGAAGAGCTCATCGAAATTTTAAAGCAACATGAAGTAAAAATATATGTGTCACTTGAAGTCGGTAAAGGGCACGGATTCGCCTGGGGGTGTGATTTGACTTATGACTACGTTCAAATCAACGCATCATACCGCTCGTAAAATGGTCATCAAGCTTGGTGGCAGCACATTAGAAGGTCTTAACGAGACCTTCTTTCGCAATTTTAAAGCATTGCAGGAACAAGGTATCCAACTCATTATTACCCATGGTGGAGGACCTGCGATCAACCGCGAATTAGCTGCTGCCGGAATCGAGTCCCATACAGTGAATGGACTGCGTGTCACGAGTGAAGAAATGATCGATATCGTACAGTCAACTTTAATCGGGAAAGTAAATCCTTCACTCGTCCATGAGCTCCATTCGGCAAGTATTTCTGCCATTGGACTGAATGGGTTTGATGGCGGGTTGCTAGAGAGTGAATTTTTAGATTATGAAACTTACGCATATGTAGGAGAAGTGAAGCATGTTAATATTAATATGTTAAACTCTTTGACGGAAGCTGGAATTGTTCCTGTCATTGCGTGTATCGGTGCAACGAAGGATGGGCAGGCGCTGAATATAAATGGCGATACAGTGGCAAGTGAAATTGCATTGGCTGTCGAGGCAGATTGTCTCCTGCTTGTGACGGATGTAGCTGGTATTCGCATACAGGATGAATATCAGACGGAAGTGACACCAAGCTTAATTGAACAATGGATTGGCGAAGGGCATATTTACGGCGGGATGATTCCGAAAGTGCAAGGCGCCCTTAATTGTTTAAATGCAGGCATTCCTTCTGTACAAATTGTTAATGAAACTTTAACCGGGACGACTATTTTAAGTGAGGAGCTAGTGAAATGAGTGCATTATTCCAAAATTACGCAAGAAGACCTTTTGCTATTGTCGAAGGAAAAGGAACAGAAGTATTTGATACGACAGGGAAAAGATATTTAGATTTTACGAGCGGCATTGCTGTTTGTAGTTTAGGGCATGCACATCCATCTATCGTTGAAGCGATTCAAAAACAAAGTCAAAAGCTGTGGCATATTAGTAACTTATTTGAAAGTCCGGGACAGGAAAAACTTGCTGCATCATTAGTGAAAGATTTGCATTTATCGTATGCATTTTTCTGTAATAGTGGCGCAGAGGCGAACGAAGCAGCTATTAAATTAGCACGTAAGCATACAGGAAAACATAAAATCATTGTGTTTGAACAGAGCTTTCACGGACGTACATTTGGTGCGATGAGCGCAACTGGACAAGATAAAGTACGTAATGGCTTCGGTCCTTTAGTAAGCGAGTTTATTACATTGCCGTTTAATGATGTCGAAGCATTAAAAGCTGCAGCTGATGCAGATACTGCTGCGATTATGCTTGAAATGATTCAGGGTGAAGGCGGAGTAAATCCTGTAACGGAGGATTTCGCGAAAGCTATTCATGAAATTCAGCAATCATCGGATATTTTAGTTATCATTGATGAAGTACAAACAGGTATCGGACGTACAGGAACACGTTTCGCATATGAACAGACAGCTATCAAACCGGATATTGTTTCAATGGCAAAAGGTCTTGGTGGCGGTTTCCCTATTGGGGGAATCCTCGGGACAGAAAAGCTGTTTAACACATTTAATGCCGGTACACATGGTACGACATTCGGCGGAAATCCATTAGGTGTTGCCGTTGCACAAACGGTTATCGATCAAATATTCAATGATGCCTTTTTGGATAATGTTAAACAAAAGTCGGCGTATTTTATTAATAAACTGGAAGAAGCTTTTCCGGAAGATAACTATTCAGTTCAAGGAAAAGGGTTAATGCTTGGTCTAAGCCTTGGTGGCGAGGATGTGGCGCCATATGTGGCAGCATTGGATAAAGCGGGTCTATTAACGGTTGCAGCCGGCCCGAAAGTAATTCGATTATTACCTCCTTTAACAGTGAGTGAACAGGAAATTGATGAAGCAGTCAATTTACTAAAAGATGTATTAAAAGCGGAACAAGTATCAATTTAATTACATTAAAAAAACTCACCAACTTTATTATTAGTTGGTGAGTTTTTGCTTTTATTCTCCTGATGGTTCTGGTTCGACCGGATCAACGTCAACTTCAATTTCGTCCAGGTCTTCAATTATTTCCCCAGGGACAACATTTTCTTCCTCTTCTTCTGTTTCCGGTGGAGCAGGTGGAGCAGTTTCCACCACTTCTCCGACTTCATTCGAATAACCGGATTCCAATCCAGTAATATCGACTGCTACAACGATGTAGCGAACTCCTGGTGAAACAGACACGCGGTATCCTTCATAAGATTTTAATGAACGTACAAGCGATCTGCCCTGGTCGGTAACGCTATATACGCGATAGCCAACAACATCATTTGATGCAGAGGCTGTCCATGAAAGTGAACCATTTGCCAATGTAGCAAAAACAGGTTGCGGTGGTGCACTGTCTGCCGAGAATGGAGCACCGGTTACAACGCCCTTACCTGAATTGAATGACAATAATTTTGAAGCGTCTCCACCCAGTTTGCCTAACATGCGGTCAACAAAGGCCTGATTTAATCCGAAACCGCTCATTTGAACAAACTCAGTAGGTGTATTCGGTAATGCAGCATACGTGTTGCCGTTAATTACAACCGATGTGGAAGATACAAAGCTATCATCCGGCTGAGTCGGTAAAAATACATTTTTATTAAATAAATCGGAAGTGACTAAACCGGCATTGGCACATGAAGTAGAAGGTGCCAGGCCTGAAATACCACAAAATGATCTTGTCACAACGCCTTCAGGTTTTTTGAATGTTTCTTTCGTACCGATTAATTCCGGGTCAATGTCATAAAGTGTATTTAGGTATTTTGCCCATAAACGGTTTACCCGCTGACTTGGATGCTGGTAACGGTTATTAAATGCATAAAGTGTACGCAATTTTTCGTAACCCATCCAGACACCTACCGATATATTCGGATTATATCCGACAAACCAAACATCGTTATGGTCCTGTGTTGTACCAGACTTAGCAGCGAAGTCAGATGAGAATTTCAACTGGCTCTTTGCCAATGTTCCAGTTCCGCCCTGCTTCAGCACATCACGCAGCATATCTGTCATCATATACGCTGTTTCAGGCGCAAATACTTTCACTGGCTCTACTTTATGTTCATAAATAATATTGCCGTCCAAATCTTCAATGCGGTCAATCATATAGGCATCGATAAATTGCCCGTTATTGGCAAATGTCGCATAGGCATTAGTATTTTCTTCAACTGAAGCACCAATATCCAAAGCTCCAAGAACTGTAGAAAGGTTTACATAGTCCTTTTTGTCTAGCTTGGAGAATCCCATTTTTTCCAAATAGGTTGCCGGACTGCGGTCTAAAATTGAATTATATAATCTTAGGACGGCTAAGTTTTGTGATGAAGCAACCGCCTGGCGTGCTGGTATAATTCCTAATTCCTGATTCGGGTTATAGTTTACAGGGGCATAGCCGTCAGATGGACGTTTGAATTTCACATCGACAACAGGGCTTCCTGCTCCGATGACACCGTAATCAAGTGCTGGTGCGTAGGCAAGTAATGGTTTCATTGTTGAACCGTTTGAACGGAATGCATTTGTTGCGTGATTTACTTGTGTAATATTATGGTCGCGACCGCCAACGAAACTTAAAATACGGCCGGTACTATTTTCAATAACAATACTTCCTGTTTGTACAGGTACATCCACTTCGATTTCTTCACCTGTTTCAGGATCTTTTTCTTTCTTCTTGTATGTTTGTCCGTATAAAGTGAATTCCTCCGTCACTTTTTTCATGGAATCATACATATCTTTATTGATCGTTGAGTAAATACGGTAACCGCCGGAACGTATTGTACGGTCTGCCAGTATAGTATACTTTTCATTTAAATTTTCTTCTTCTTTTAAACGATCCGGGTCAATGCCGTCTTTTTCCGCGAGAATTTTAGCGAAAATCTCTTTTGAACGGAGCTCAAGCTCAGCTGTTAACCAAGGATATTTTTCTTCCGGACGGATTTCATACCCTTTGAAGTCTTTCGTAATATCGTACGCAATTGCTTCGTTATATTCTTTCTCGGTAATATAACCCGCCTCCTGCATACGATAAAGAACCGTTTTCATCCGGTCAATACCTGGCTGCATTCCTTCCGCGCTTTTTTGCTCACCTTTATTTGTAAAAGGTGTATATGTGAAAGGTGCCTGAGGGATACCGGCAATATAGGCAGCCTGCGGTAAATTTAATTTAGATGCGGAAATACCGAAAATACCTTGTGCAGCCGTCTCGATGCCGGCAATATTACGACCTGAAGAATTTCGGCCGTACGGGATAATATTTAAATAGGCTTCGAGTATTTCTTCTTTAGTCATAAAATGCTCCAAACGATAAGCAAGTAAAATTTCCTTTGCTTTACGTTCATATGAAACTTCATTCGTTAATATTTGGTTTTTTATTAATTGCTGTGTAAGCGTAGAGCCACCTGTCTGTGTTGACGAGTTGGATACGTCTTGCAGTAATCCCCGTAATACCGCTTTTGGCACAATGCCGGTATGCTCCCGGAAATATTCATCCTCCGTAGCAAGTACTGCATTAATCAGGGATGGGGATATATTGGCAAGCGATGTTTCACGTCGGTCTAAATCTGTTCGGATCTTTCCTATGTAAATATCGTTCGCAAAATAAAGTTCACTTGTTTCTTCATAGCTGAAAATTTGTTCGCGCATTTCTTCTTTCGATCGCAAAGGTTCATCCTTTGTTAATGATGCGAAGTAACCTGCGCCTACACCTCCGACAAACAACAGTGTCGCAGCTATAAAAATAATCGCCAGCAAAGTTAAATTCCAGAATACACCGCCTCCAATTCGGACGTAGCGCATTCGTTCTGAAGAAGCAAGGATATCGATTTTTTTATTTAATTTTTCGAGCCATTCTCTCACATCATCGACCTCCTAAAATCTTGTTTATTATAGCATATTTGATATATAAACGAATATAAATATTGACATCAACTATTTTCTAGGTAGAATAGAAAATATAAATTTCAGGCAACGAAGAGTTTGCAGTAATAAATGTGTTCCCTGCATAGAGAGCTAGCGGTTGGTGAAAGCTAGACATAGCGCATTTATGAATTACGTACTTGGAGCCTGAACGGATCGTCTCGTTATAGACGCTTAAAGTGGAAGAAAGAGACTGAAATTTCTTCAAGCCGGGTGGTACCGCGTTAAATTAAAATTTGACGTCCCTGCATGCATTTGCGTGTAGGGACGTTTTTTTATCTTCATTCAGCGGACGTTTCAAACGTCCGCTGAATGAAGATAAGCCCCGGGCGGATGTCACAGATTTTTAAAGGGAGATGAAGTCAGCCTAAATGCGTCACATCGTGTGACAACGGCTGACTGACCCACATCCTGTGGGCCTAAAAAATCTGGACCCAATTACGCTGGGGCGTAATTGACTTCCTTACAAGTAAATGACGCATCATGTAAAAGGAGAGAAAACAAATGACAAACGAATTACTGCAAGACTTGGAATGGCGTGGATTGTTATACCAACAAACTGACGCGGAAGGTATGGAAAAGCTTTTAAACGACGAGAAGGTTTCTCTATACGTAGGTGTTGACCCGACAGCGGACTCGATGCATATCGGACATATCGTGCCATTGCTTACATTACGCCGTTTCCAAAAAGCAGGCCATACACCGATTTTATTAGTTGGTGGAGCGACAGGTACTGTAGGGGATCCATCTGGCCGTTCAGAAGAGCGCCAATTACAGACGATGGACCAAATCGAAAAAAATGTGCAAGGTCTTAAAAAGCAAATGGAGCGCTTATTCGACTTTTCATCGGAAGCGGCAAATAGCGCTGTCCTTGTAAACAATAATGACTGGGTAGGTCCAATGACATTAATCGATTTCCTTCGTGATTACGGGAAACTGATCAATGTAAATTACATCTTAAATAAAGATACAGTAGCGTCACGCCTGGATTCAGGTATTTCATTTACTGAATTTGCTTACACATTAATCCAAGGTATTGACTTCAACCATTTGTATGATCATCACAACGTTCGAATTCAAGTAGGTGGTTCGGATCAGTGGGGCAATATTACAACAGGCTTGGAAATGATTCGTAAAACACATGATGAAAATGCGAAAGCGTTTGGTATTACCATTCCGCTTGTAACAAAAGCAGACGGTACAAAATTCGGTAAAACAGCGGGTGGCGCTGTTTGGCTGGATGCTGCTAAGACATCTCCGTACGAGTTCTACCAGTTCTGGATCAATACAGCGGATGCCGATGTCGTGAAATACTTGAAGATCTTCACATTCCTGACACGTGAAGAGATTGAAGGTCTTGCAGTAAGTGTTGAAGAAGAGCCGCATTTACGTAAAGCACAAAAAGCGCTGGCTGAAGAAATGACACGTCTGATCCACGGTGAAGAAGGTCTGGAAGCAGCAGAGCGTATTACAAAAGCATTATTCTCTGGTGATTTAAAAGCATTATCAGTTGAAGAAATGAAAGTAGCCTTCTCTGGTGTACCTTCTGTAGAAGTGGTAAAAGAGGATAAAAATATTGTGGAACTAATTGTAGAAGCAGGGATTTCTTCATCAAAGCGTCAAGCACGTGAAGATGTTACGAACGGTGCAATTAGTGTGAACGGTGAAAAAATTACGGATCTTGAATATGTAATTGATTCGAAAGACCGTTTGGAAGATGCTTTTGCAATTATCCGTCGCGGTAAGAAAAAATACCATATGGTGAAATTTGCTTAATTAATTAAAACGTCTTGGAAAGCAGTTTTCCAAGACGTTTTTTAAAAGGAATTTCATGTTTCATAAAGAACGTAGAGGTTAGGGGTGAAAGTATGGAAAATAAATCGTATTTAGGGAAAATTGTCATTTCAATTTTTGTATTACTGACTGTTTGCTTTTTTACTTTCATATTGTTATTTATTGTGGCGTTCAGCGGTAACATTCATTATATACCGTTAGTAATTGCAGCTGCGGTCATATTATATATTGGTTTTGTCCTTGTGATTTTTGATGTGTTTTATAAAAACAGTAAACGTGTAAAAATCTTTTGGACAATTGCCGGAATCGTTTTAGTCGCCTGTACGGTCCAACCTGTTTATAAATGGTTCGATGATCGGGTACCTACTGTAGACTCAGAAGTGAATATTTATCAATATGAGCCGTTTACAGATAAAAATAAATTAGTTCAATTGGATAAGAAGCCGACTTTAAAGCTAGCGGAACCTTTACCTAAAATCGACGGTGCAACGGCTTTGTATCCATTGTATGCCGCCATTACTGAGCATATATATCCGGAAAAAGAATACAATCCGTACAAGAGCGAAGTGGTGGTCAACCAGACTCATGAAGCCTATACGAATCTGATTTTCGGAAATACGGACATGATTTTTGCAGCTGGTCCTTCAGATTCGCAAATTAATCAAGCCGAACAACAGGGTATTAAACTTCATTTGACGCCGATCGGAAAAGAAGCGTTTGTCTTTTTCGTCAACAGTAAAAATAACGTCAATCGTCTATCACTCGATCAAATTAAAGGGATTTATGCTGGGGAAATTACAAACTGGGAAGAAGTGGGCGGAAAAGATGATGCAATCCGGGCGTTCCAAAGACCTCAGGACAGTGGATCGCAAACTGCACTGCAACGTCTAATGGGGGATACCCCTTTAATGGAAGCACCAACGGAAGATATAGCGACAGGTATGGGTGGAATTATCAATGAAGTGTCCCAATATAAAAATTATAAAAATGCAATCGGTTATACTTTCCGTTACTATTCAAATGAAATGGTTAAAAATAAAGAAATCAAACTTTTGGAAATCAATGGAGTTGCACCGACAAGAGAAACGATTCGCAACAATACGTATCCGATCGCTTCCGAATTTTATATTGTGACAGCAGGCGAGCCGACAGGAAATGTTAAGAAACTGATTGAATGGGTGCTGTCGGAAGAAGGGCAGGCATTAGTGGAAAAGGCTGGCTATGTATCTCTTAAATCTGCCGAATAGTAAAAGATTGGTATGCTACTAAAGGAGCAATAACTTTGTATCACCTTAAAATATCAGTATAATAGATTGTATACATATTTTTAGGGGGATGTTATTTTGAGTGAGCAATTAACAGGTACAGTCGATGATCGACATGCCATATTAAGCATTGCTGTTAAACCCCGAGATACTATTCGTTATGTGTTAACAACCAAAAAGTTATCTTATTTCATTTTCGTTGGTATTATCGGAGTGTTTGCTAGCAATTTAATTAGCTTTATCGGTAGTGAATTTACAGGGCAATTTACACTAGGGGATATCGTTTATTCAACATTTCTATTTAGTTTAATACTGTATTTTCTTTCTACAGTTTTATCAGCAGGCGTATTGACACTCTCAGCAAAAGTTTTCGGTGGTATAGGGAAATTTAAAGAAATGTTCCGCATGATCAGTGTGACAATGATTCCTTATATTTGGATATTGCCGGTTCTGCTTTTCTGGATGCAATTCGCACCACAGTCATTTTTCACGATCTCCTATATGGAGACGTCACTAGGTGATTTGATTTTGCAATTTGTTTGCGGAACACTAATTATCATTAGCAGTATTTGGACATATGTCATCACAGTTATTGGAATTTCAGAAGTCCACCGCATTTCTAAATGGAAAGCATTTTTTGCTTCGTTTATAGTAATTGCTGTACTAGGAGCAACTTACTTTACATTTTAAAAGACATTATTAAATTGTAACGTATTCTAATTCTACGTTTAAATTAAAAGATGCTGCCGCTATATAAGCGTACAGCATCTTTTTTATTGTTAGCGGTCTGCATTGTCTGAGTCAGGAAAAAGCTAAATACATTGTCACTGAACTAAAAATTAAAAGGGTCACTGGGGGAAGTGACCCTAATGGCGCGAAAATCAGTAATAAGTAGTTGGAATTATTCCTGGCTAGCTAAAAATTTTTTGTGAATCGATTTTATTAGTAAACAAAAGTAGCGCCGACAATAATTAAAAGAATGAATAGAACAACGATCAGAACGAAAGTTGAGCTATTACCGCCGCTGTAACCACCGCCACCACAGCCGTAACCACCGTAGTTTCCTTGATTTTGATACCCTTCATATCCGTAACCCATTAAATTCACCCCCTTTCCTCGTTATCCTATTCAACAAAGAAAGGTTGATCGGGGCGATTGAACAAATTTTAAAAAAATTTTGCCGAAATTAAATTAATAAAAAAACCACCAAGCACCTGTGAACAGGGCTTGATGGTTTGATTCGAATATATCTGAAGCTCGAAAGATTAACGAGAGTAGAACTCTACGATGAATTGTTCGTTGATTTCAGCAGATAATTCAGAGCGCTCTGGTAAACGTACGAAAGTACCTACTTTAGAGTCTGCATCGAATGATAAATATTCTGGTACGAAGCTGTTTACTTCGATTGATTCAGCAACAACTGAAAGGTTAGCTGATTTCTCACGTAAAGAGATCGTTTGACCTGGTTTTACTGAGTAAGATGGAATGTCAACGCGGTTACCATCAACTAAGATGTGACCGTGGTTAACTAATTGACGAGCTGCACGACGAGTGCGAGCTAAACCTAAACGGTAAACTAAGTTGTCAAGGCGAGTTTCAAGTAAGATCATGAAGTTTTCACCGTGTACACCTTGTAATTTACCAGCACGTAGGTAAGTGTTTTTGAATTGACGTTCAGTCATACCGTACATATGACGTAATTTTTGCTTTTCAGTTAATTGTAGACCGTACTCTGATTTTTTACCACGAGAGTTCGGGCCGTGTTGACCTGGTGCGTAAGGGCGTTTTGCGATTTCTTTACCTGTGCCGCTTAATGAAATACCAAGACGACGAGATAGTTTCCAAGATGGACCTGTATAACGAGACATAATTGTGTCTCCTCCTTAAAATTGGTTTTTGTTGTAAAAGAAAAAACCAGTTGTACCCGACATTAAACGGTATTCTATTTTCATGTATCTTCGCCCATGCAGCCGAAAGGGTTACACAATACACCATTCTGTCTAAACAGAAGGAATAAAATACTACATTTAAGTTATACAACTACTGCATTCATTTTACACAAAGGCTATTGTATCTTTTTTTTATCTATCCGTCAACAAAGGTGTTTTACATTTTGAAGATAATATGTAGTAAAGAAAAATAAAAATAATTTATCGTTTTGTGGGTATTTAAGCACAAAAGCGGGTAGTAGATAAGAATGGGAAAATACTTTAATATTCAAAAAACAATTCAAATTGGGGTGTTTACTAGAAAAATATAACAAATTTAAATAGTCAATAAGACATAAAATGTGTATACTTGATGTTAAGTGAAAAGAACCGACATCGCAATAGTAAAAGAAAAGGTGATTTAATGGTGGAAAATCAACAAAAGATTGATCAATTTAAATCGGATATTTTAAGCCTTTGTATGAATACGAAATTACAACGAAGTAAATTTTATGATTACTTTTTTCTATTAAAAGAAAACTTAATTAAACACTTTGATATGGAACATTGTTATTTATTTCATGTAAGCGAGAATAAATTGAAACCGATCGACAACTTAGAATTAATGAATGTTGATGTAACATTAGATTTAATACAACCCTATTTTAACGGTAATAAAGTTGTGAAGTTA
This window of the Solibacillus isronensis genome carries:
- a CDS encoding YjcZ family sporulation protein, whose product is MGYGYEGYQNQGNYGGYGCGGGGYSGGNSSTFVLIVVLFILLIIVGATFVY
- a CDS encoding PstS family phosphate ABC transporter substrate-binding protein — protein: MENKSYLGKIVISIFVLLTVCFFTFILLFIVAFSGNIHYIPLVIAAAVILYIGFVLVIFDVFYKNSKRVKIFWTIAGIVLVACTVQPVYKWFDDRVPTVDSEVNIYQYEPFTDKNKLVQLDKKPTLKLAEPLPKIDGATALYPLYAAITEHIYPEKEYNPYKSEVVVNQTHEAYTNLIFGNTDMIFAAGPSDSQINQAEQQGIKLHLTPIGKEAFVFFVNSKNNVNRLSLDQIKGIYAGEITNWEEVGGKDDAIRAFQRPQDSGSQTALQRLMGDTPLMEAPTEDIATGMGGIINEVSQYKNYKNAIGYTFRYYSNEMVKNKEIKLLEINGVAPTRETIRNNTYPIASEFYIVTAGEPTGNVKKLIEWVLSEEGQALVEKAGYVSLKSAE
- a CDS encoding acetylornithine transaminase; this translates as MSALFQNYARRPFAIVEGKGTEVFDTTGKRYLDFTSGIAVCSLGHAHPSIVEAIQKQSQKLWHISNLFESPGQEKLAASLVKDLHLSYAFFCNSGAEANEAAIKLARKHTGKHKIIVFEQSFHGRTFGAMSATGQDKVRNGFGPLVSEFITLPFNDVEALKAAADADTAAIMLEMIQGEGGVNPVTEDFAKAIHEIQQSSDILVIIDEVQTGIGRTGTRFAYEQTAIKPDIVSMAKGLGGGFPIGGILGTEKLFNTFNAGTHGTTFGGNPLGVAVAQTVIDQIFNDAFLDNVKQKSAYFINKLEEAFPEDNYSVQGKGLMLGLSLGGEDVAPYVAALDKAGLLTVAAGPKVIRLLPPLTVSEQEIDEAVNLLKDVLKAEQVSI
- a CDS encoding YIP1 family protein; translation: MSEQLTGTVDDRHAILSIAVKPRDTIRYVLTTKKLSYFIFVGIIGVFASNLISFIGSEFTGQFTLGDIVYSTFLFSLILYFLSTVLSAGVLTLSAKVFGGIGKFKEMFRMISVTMIPYIWILPVLLFWMQFAPQSFFTISYMETSLGDLILQFVCGTLIIISSIWTYVITVIGISEVHRISKWKAFFASFIVIAVLGATYFTF
- the argB gene encoding acetylglutamate kinase; the encoded protein is MTTFKSTHHTARKMVIKLGGSTLEGLNETFFRNFKALQEQGIQLIITHGGGPAINRELAAAGIESHTVNGLRVTSEEMIDIVQSTLIGKVNPSLVHELHSASISAIGLNGFDGGLLESEFLDYETYAYVGEVKHVNINMLNSLTEAGIVPVIACIGATKDGQALNINGDTVASEIALAVEADCLLLVTDVAGIRIQDEYQTEVTPSLIEQWIGEGHIYGGMIPKVQGALNCLNAGIPSVQIVNETLTGTTILSEELVK
- the tyrS gene encoding tyrosine--tRNA ligase, with amino-acid sequence MTNELLQDLEWRGLLYQQTDAEGMEKLLNDEKVSLYVGVDPTADSMHIGHIVPLLTLRRFQKAGHTPILLVGGATGTVGDPSGRSEERQLQTMDQIEKNVQGLKKQMERLFDFSSEAANSAVLVNNNDWVGPMTLIDFLRDYGKLINVNYILNKDTVASRLDSGISFTEFAYTLIQGIDFNHLYDHHNVRIQVGGSDQWGNITTGLEMIRKTHDENAKAFGITIPLVTKADGTKFGKTAGGAVWLDAAKTSPYEFYQFWINTADADVVKYLKIFTFLTREEIEGLAVSVEEEPHLRKAQKALAEEMTRLIHGEEGLEAAERITKALFSGDLKALSVEEMKVAFSGVPSVEVVKEDKNIVELIVEAGISSSKRQAREDVTNGAISVNGEKITDLEYVIDSKDRLEDAFAIIRRGKKKYHMVKFA
- the argJ gene encoding bifunctional glutamate N-acetyltransferase/amino-acid acetyltransferase ArgJ — its product is MTSTIEMKKLSSKNIVSPKGFTAAGVHCGLKHKKKDLAILVSEVPASVAGVFTTNAVQAAPLKVTKEVVYETKKMQAIIVNSGNANACTGKQGVLDAYEMQLLAAQKLGIASDLVGVASTGVIGEIMKMEPVKKGVELLTPDSKLESGIDFSQAILTTDTVMKNTTYATIIDGKEVIVSGTAKGSGMIEPNMATMLGFITTDANIASEELQKALSSVTDCTFNSITVDGDTSTNDTVIVMANGLAGNEPLSPAHPDWDNFYTALRLVSEDLAKSIARDGEGATKLIEVEVDGAVSDEEARKIAKTVVGSPLVKTAVFGCDANWGRIIAAVGYSGAVIDPDKITIKIGGATMVENGEPIKFSEEELIEILKQHEVKIYVSLEVGKGHGFAWGCDLTYDYVQINASYRS
- the rpsD gene encoding 30S ribosomal protein S4, encoding MSRYTGPSWKLSRRLGISLSGTGKEIAKRPYAPGQHGPNSRGKKSEYGLQLTEKQKLRHMYGMTERQFKNTYLRAGKLQGVHGENFMILLETRLDNLVYRLGLARTRRAARQLVNHGHILVDGNRVDIPSYSVKPGQTISLREKSANLSVVAESIEVNSFVPEYLSFDADSKVGTFVRLPERSELSAEINEQFIVEFYSR
- a CDS encoding transglycosylase domain-containing protein — translated: MREWLEKLNKKIDILASSERMRYVRIGGGVFWNLTLLAIIFIAATLLFVGGVGAGYFASLTKDEPLRSKEEMREQIFSYEETSELYFANDIYIGKIRTDLDRRETSLANISPSLINAVLATEDEYFREHTGIVPKAVLRGLLQDVSNSSTQTGGSTLTQQLIKNQILTNEVSYERKAKEILLAYRLEHFMTKEEILEAYLNIIPYGRNSSGRNIAGIETAAQGIFGISASKLNLPQAAYIAGIPQAPFTYTPFTNKGEQKSAEGMQPGIDRMKTVLYRMQEAGYITEKEYNEAIAYDITKDFKGYEIRPEEKYPWLTAELELRSKEIFAKILAEKDGIDPDRLKEEENLNEKYTILADRTIRSGGYRIYSTINKDMYDSMKKVTEEFTLYGQTYKKKEKDPETGEEIEVDVPVQTGSIVIENSTGRILSFVGGRDHNITQVNHATNAFRSNGSTMKPLLAYAPALDYGVIGAGSPVVDVKFKRPSDGYAPVNYNPNQELGIIPARQAVASSQNLAVLRLYNSILDRSPATYLEKMGFSKLDKKDYVNLSTVLGALDIGASVEENTNAYATFANNGQFIDAYMIDRIEDLDGNIIYEHKVEPVKVFAPETAYMMTDMLRDVLKQGGTGTLAKSQLKFSSDFAAKSGTTQDHNDVWFVGYNPNISVGVWMGYEKLRTLYAFNNRYQHPSQRVNRLWAKYLNTLYDIDPELIGTKETFKKPEGVVTRSFCGISGLAPSTSCANAGLVTSDLFNKNVFLPTQPDDSFVSSTSVVINGNTYAALPNTPTEFVQMSGFGLNQAFVDRMLGKLGGDASKLLSFNSGKGVVTGAPFSADSAPPQPVFATLANGSLSWTASASNDVVGYRVYSVTDQGRSLVRSLKSYEGYRVSVSPGVRYIVVAVDITGLESGYSNEVGEVVETAPPAPPETEEEEENVVPGEIIEDLDEIEVDVDPVEPEPSGE